The stretch of DNA GCCCGAGATATTAATAATAATGTTGTTGGTGCACTTGCGGGAGATACGAATGCACCAGAGATTATCGGAGAAGATATATTTGAAGGTTCTTTTTATGATATGAATGTCATTCTGCGTGTTTTAGAAGATGTGGATAAACGTTTCATGGAAGATTATAAAAGACGAAACGGAAAAGAAATCAAAGATGGGGAGCTATTACACCTATTCATGATAGGAGTGGTAGCTGAACATGACCGTCACAAAATTATTCAGCAATTAGTAAATATACTGATAACAAAGGCATCCTCACAAGGTGTGAAGGGTATATTAGGTGAAGCGACAAACCCGAAGGCGATACGTTTGATGGAAAAATATCATAATATGAAAAAATATGAAGATGTAGAAGGAAATTATATTGTTCATAAATATCAGGATAATAGTAAGTTGAATGGCATTCCTTCACATGTAGCTGATGGAACATACATACTTTTTAAAGAGATTTAAAAATTTCATACCTAGGTCTAAGTCAATAATTAACAGAAGAAGTTAGGAGATATATTTATCATGGAAGCTGTTTTACTAGGCATTATTGTTATCTTAATGGGGACATCAGCGTATTTTGCTTACCGATATTTTTCGCTGAAAAATCATCCTCATATAAATAAAGAAATTATAAATGGAATGAAGGAAATAATAGCAGGAAATATCACTAGTAAAGTAGATGAAAGAAGTCCTGATCATGCTGTATTTAATCAACTGATTGAGTTTTTCAGCCGTATAAGTGAAAAGTTTTTTTCATTTTCAAAAAATGTACATGAAAAAGGAGAAAATCTCGCTGAAATCGGTGAATATGCTTCTGAGCAAGCGGATATTGTTAGAGCGGCAATTGATGAGGTAGGTAGAGGATTAAATAAACAATTAGTAGCTACAGAAGAAAGCGCCGCATCTATGGAAGAAATGGCACAGGCAATCGAAGATCTATCAGTGAGAACAAATCAAATTTCAGAACAATCGAACGCTACCTTAGAATTAACACAAGAAGGAAACATTAAGCTGAAGGACTCCTTAGAAAAAATGGAGCATTTTAATCAAACGATAAATACAACATTTGTTGCAATAAATAAACTCGGAGAAAAATCTCTCGAAATCGGCACTATTGTAAAAGTGATTACAGGGATTTCAGAACAAATTAATTTATTGGCATTGAATGCGGCAATAGAAGCTGCACGTGCGGGTGAACATGGTAAAGGATTTGCGGTTGTTGCTGATGAGGTTCGAAAATTGGCCGAACAATCACGCCAGTCTTCTTCTGAAGTATCAAATATTGTAAAGAATATACAAGAAGATACTGAAATAGTTGTCAAGTCAATGCAACAGGGAACAGAAGAATTTAAAGATACAAATACGACTATTGTAGAGGTTGGAACCATGTTTGAAAAGATTCTATCTTCTACAAAGATCATTGCTGAAAATAATGAAAATTCTTCTGCAAGTACAGAAGAATTATCGTCTTCTACTCAGCAGATAATGGCAGCAATTGTTGAGATAGCTTCTATCTCTCGGGAATCTGTTGAAATGTTTGAGGAACTAATAGAAATTAGTGATGATGAACTGCATACAATGCAAAAACTTGTTCAGGAAGCAAAGAATCTTATAAATTTAAAAAATGATGTAAACAAATTACTAATTGCATGGAATCATAGTGTTGAAACTGCGGAAGCTAAAGTGGGTTAAGATGCTGAAAATAAGGTCAGTGTAGGAGTATAAAGATATTCACCTCCATAATATTTGCTCATTTTATAAAATAAGAAGGCTTCTTATAAGTTGAGCAAACTTGTATAAACTGGCACCTTTGTCAAGGGCACAATAAAAAAAGAGACTAACAACTAGAAGATGATTCCTATATTGAATAGGGGTCATCTTTTTTAAGTCATCTTTTAAATTACCAAATAATCACTACTAAGGGATATCATCCTAAGAGTTCCCTCTCCAAGACATTGATTGGCCTAGACCATATTTTTTTAATAACTTTAAATCCCCATTTAAAGCCTTTGTACAAACCACCCTTTGGAAGGGTGGTTATGATTGTTAAGATTTTGAATCAACTGCATAATCTTTCGTGGTGCTTTATTTCCAGTTCTACCCTTCTAAACTCTTCTAATATACTATAATCCTCAATTTCTACAAAGAATAAGGATAGCGTCTTAGAAAACGTTCACACATTTGTATAAATGTGTGAACGTTTAATATTTCTTATCTGTTTTGAAAATACCCGTTTTTTTTCCTTCAATATACCCTTAAATTTCTTCCGATAATCGGCTTACAAAACAATAAAGCTTATGTTATTGTACAAACATATTGGAATATTCCGATAATTATGTTAAATTTTTAATATAAGAGAAAAATTACAATATATTAGAGGAGTGACTTTATGGCGAAAAATAACGGAGATTTTGTATCTGAACCAGTACCTTCAAGTGCGCGAAGGCCTTGGTGGGAGATCACGTTTGTTACTTCTGGATTTTGTCTTGCGGTATCAGGGATGTTTGCAGGAGCAGCTTTGACAACAGGAATGTCATTAAGAAGTGTTATCGTTACTATTCTAATTGGTAATCTATTATTAACACTCTATGGAGGATTTATGGGTGCGATTGGTGCTAACACAGGGTTAGCAACCTCAGTGCTTGCAAAACGTACCTTTGGAAAAAACGGTTCTATTATTATGAGTTTGATTTTTGCTGTCACTTTAGTAGGGTGGTTTTCCGTACAAGCTGGATTTTTCGGACAAACGATTCACGCTATGCTGCCAAAGGCTGGGTTTATTACTTCTTCATCCGTTGCTTCAGCCTGGGGAGGAGCGTTAATGATCCTTACTGCATTTATCGGCTATAAAGGAATAAGAATCTTAAGTAATATAGCGATTCCTTTATTGCTCATCTTATCTTTCTTTGGCGTAATTTTAGCAATATCTCATGCAGGGGGCTGGGCAAGCTTAACACCAGAAATTACTAAGCCAATTACTATTATGGAGGGGGTAGTAGTTGTTGTTGGAACCTTTGCGGTAGGAGCCGTGATTCAACCGGATATTTCAAGATTTGCTCGCTCATCAAAGGATTCTTGGTTAGCTATGGCCATTGGAATGTTGATTGCTAATGGTTTCATCGTATTCGCTGGTGCTGTAACCGCGATAGCTATGGGAACAGGAGATTTACCAGCAGCTATGCTTCAATTAGGGCTAGGGATTCCTGCCATTCTTATCCTAATTGCTGCACAGTGGACAAGTAATGATAGCAATTTGTATTCATCATCACTATCATTTACCAATATTTTTAATGTGAAAAGATCGAAGGTTGTAATTATCTTAGGGGCTATCGGTACATTAATGGGTGCAGTTGGAATTGCAAACTACTTTATTGGCTTCTTAAGCACATTGGGTGTTTTGATTCCACCAATTGCTGGTGTTATGATTGCAGACTATTTTGTATTAAATAGGGAGAAGTACAAATTTGATGGAGGAAATAATTACGTTTCTTTCAAGTGGAAATCCTTAATTGCATGGATCCTTGGTGTGGCAGGAGGAGTTTTAATTTCATGGGGAATTCCTTCGTTGAATGCAATAATAATTGCGTTTATCATTCAGATTGCTCTAAACCGTATTGGGGAAAAAACTGATATGGAATTAAATACAACAGCGAATCAGGAACAAAATATTTAATAGAGGTGATAGTATGGCTCGCTTTATAGGTGTAGAAGAAATAGAAGCATTAGCAGTCGGTGCAGCAGTATTAGGAACTGGCGGTGGAGGAGATCCTTATCTTGGGAAAATCATGGCACAGGAGGCCATTAAAGAGTTTGGCCCCGTTACCTTACTCGACCCAAGCGAGGTTCCTGCAGATGCGCTTGTTGTCCCAGTAGCAATGATGGGGGCACCAACGGTTTTTGTTGAAAAAATCCCAAATGGAGATGAAGCACTTCATTCTTTACGGAGATTAGAAGACTATTTAGGTAAAAAAGCATTCGCGGTAATGCCAATGGAATGTGGGGGCCTCAATTCGACTATTCCATTTGTGGTAGCAGCACGTGCTGGGCTTCCAATTGTAGATGCTGATGGGATGGGGAGAGCCTTTCCAGAACTACAAATGGAGACATTTAGTGTTTATGGGGTTTCCGGAACACCAATGGTCATCACAGATGAACGTGGAAACTGGACCCTCTTGAATACGGTTGACAATGCGATGATGGAATATATTGCTCGAGGGGTTGCCGTTCGAATGGGTGGTGTCGGTCATATTGCTGAATATCCAATGACCGGAGATGAAATGAGACGAACCTCAATTCTGCAAACGGTTACGTTAGCAATTGAACTTGGTAAGGCAGTGCTAGAATCAAGTAAGAAAAAGGTTTCACCACTTATTGCAATGGAAGAAGCACTAATAAAATCTGATTATGGAAAACCGATTATTTTGTTTGAAGCCAAGATTACTGATGTTGACAGAACGACAGCTGAAGGTTTTGCCAAAGGAACAGTAAACTTAGAAGGAATCAATGGTAGTGAAGGACATGAATTTAGAGTCGACTTTCAAAATGAAAATTTGATTGCCTATAAAGGGGATCAGGTGTTAGCGACCGTACCAGATTTAATTACTTTCATTGATTTAGAAACGTTTAAACCGTTAACGACTGAAACATTAAGATATGGCTTCCGTGTAGCCTGTTTAGCAATTCCAACACCACCAATTATGCGAACCGAGGAAGCGCTTAAAGTATGGGGTCCAAAATATTTTGGTTATGACCTTCCATTTATACCGGTGGAAAAGCTAAATGAAGGGATGATTGTGAATGGCAAATAACATGTATAAAATTGGAGTTGATGTAGGTGGAACGAATACCGATGCAGTGGTATTGGATCAATATGATCAAGTCATTTCGGCCATTAAATCACCAACCACAAGTGATGTGCAAAGTGGAATTTTTAATAGTATAAAAAAGGTTCTCGATTTATCAGAAGTTAATGTGAAGGATATTGCTTATGTTTCATTAGGTACAACACATGCAACAAATGCTATCATTCGACGGAAGGATCTCTCTAAGGTAGCTATTGTACGTATCTGTTTGCCTGCCGGGAAGGGTGTATTACCTATGGCAGGTTGGGATGAGTCGTTAGTCCAAGCCATAGGGGGAAAATCCTTCTTAATCCATGGCGGATTTGAATACGATGGTCGACCATTATCAGATGAGCTTTTAAACTATGAAGAGTGTTTGGAAATTTTTAAAGAAGTTAGGGAAGAGGGCTATGATTCTATTGCAGTCAGTAGCATTTTTTCACCGGCAAAAGACCTTCATGAAAAGGAATTTGCGAGGCTTGCACATGAATATCTAGGAGAAGATTTCCCTGTTACCTTATCCTCGGAGATTGGCAGTTTAGGATTATTAGAGCGTGAGAACTCTGCAATTCTAAATGCAAGTGTGGTTGCTGTTGCTAAAAAAGCAGCAAATGGATTGGTTGAGGCGTTAGAGCATCTTGGGATTACCAGCAAAGTATTTTTTGCTCAAAATGATGGGACTTTGATGTCATTAGAGCATGCCATCAAGTACCCTGTTTTGACGATTGGATCTGGTCCAACAAACTCTACTCGAGGGGCAGCTTATTTATCAAATCTAAAAGATTGTATTGTCGCCGATATTGGCGGCACGTCAACTGATGTAGGGATTTTGGTTAATGGTTTCCCACGTCAGTCTGCACTTGCTGTTGAGGTGGGAGGCGTTTTAACAAACTTTAGAATGCCTGACTTAATTTCAATTGGGCTTGGTGGAGGTAGTATTGTCACGGTTGCCGGGGATGACATTAAAATTGGACCTGATAGTGTCGGCTACCAAATTAAAGAAAAGGCAATCTGTTTTGGTGGAGAAATCTTAACCGCAACTGACATTGCTGTAGCTGCTGGGGTAGCAGAAATAGATGATCCTAGTTGTGACCCAACGAGGCTAAACTCGCTGGATCCCAGCTTGGTCACAAAAGCAATGGATAAAATTGAAAAAATGGTGCTTGAAGCATGCGAGAAAATCAAAACGTCTCCTGATCCTTTACCAATTGTATTAGTCGGAGGTGGAAGTGTCATTATGCCAGCTGAGAGCAAATCTGTTGAATTGATTAAACCAGAACATTTTGGCTGTGCAAATGCCCTTGGAGCTGCTATTGCTGATGCAAGCGGCGAGGTTGATGGTTTATGGCCGATGGAAGACAAGACTCGCGAGGAAATTATCCAAACAGCAAAGGCTCTCGCGATTGAAAAGGCAATTAGTATGGGGGCTAAACAGGATACCACACAAATTGTTGATTTAGAAGCTGTTCCATTATCTTATCTTCCTGGAAACGTTTTACGGGTGAAAGCAAAAGCAGCAGGGGCATTGCAGCTATAGGGATACAAAATGGGTGGATCATTCCTTAAAGGGGATGATTCACTCTGTCTAAAAATGAAATTATTTGATTGATACAAGGAGTTATCCAGATTGAAAATTTTTGATTTACATTCTGATATTTTTACAGACATAGCGATTCGTAGAGAACGAGGTGAAAATAGGGTCTTTGATCAAGTCCATTTTCCTCGCTTAAAGCGTGGAGGAATTCATGCAATTCTTTGTGTGATATGGGTAGAACCAAACTATCGTGGAAATGAATATGAACGATTTCATGCTATCTTATCACATGTGATGGATGATTTAGCTGAAAGTGAACATGCAGAAATTGTCTCTTTTGCAGCCACTGAAAATAATAGACATTCCAATACAAATAAAATTCAAATCTACTTAGGTCTCGAAGGGTTAACTTTTATGGAAAGATGGGAAGGCCCCAATTCATATGCAAGAATTCAGAATTCAACAGCTGAGCTGGATAAAATTATGTTCAAACACGCTATTTTTTCATGGAATGAAAGAAATTTTTTAGCTGTGGGAACGGGATGTCCAAAAATTTATGATTCGGATGGATTAACATCAGTGGGGAAATTTACGGTTGGTGAATTAGAACAGTCCAGTTGGATTATTGATGTTTCGCATTTGAACGAAAAGTCCTTTTGGGATGTGTATAGTGTTAGTCAACAGCCCATTATGGCATCACATAGCAATTCAAAAGTTCTTTGTAATGTAGACCGTAATTTAACGGACGAACAAATGAAAGCAATTGTATCGACTGGGGGCATTATTGGATTAAATGCCTATGGGGAATTTGTAGATCGGAATAAGCCTACTGTTTCAAGATTCGTTGACCATGTCATTTATATGGCTGATCTTGTTGGAGTAGATTCAATCAGCTTTGGTTTTGATTTCATGGACTACCTAATGGATTATAACCTTGGTGGACCACCTGTTATTTTGACTGAAGGATTAGAAAATGTTACGATGATTCCGAATTTAATCGATAACATGATTAAAAGAGGATTTAGCTCGAAGGAAATTGAAATTATTTGCTTTGATAATGCATTTAACTTTTTACAAAAGATTTATCAAAAAACGTAATCTATTACTCTAGGTACTTATGAAAGGCTGATGTCATTCATGCTTGAAGGAAATCGAGTTAGACTGCTTCGGAATGAACAAAAAATCTCCTTAAAAGAATTATCAGAAAAATCGGGAGTTAGTGTCAGCATGATTAGCCAAATTGAAAGAGGGAATACGGATGTCACCTTAACCACCCTTTATAAAATTTGTAAAGGTCTAGGAGTATCCATTTCTACTCTATTATTTACAAAAGAAGAAACGGCACGAATAATTAAAAAGAAGAATAGAAAGACGATTGTTTTTCCATCTTCAAACACCAAATATCAATTATTAACACCAAATCATGATGGCAGCTTAGAAATGATTTTGGTAGAGTTAGAACCAGGGCAAACAGACCGGAAGCTAGTTGAACATCAGGGAGAAGAGTGTGGAGTTGTCTTAGAGGGAAGCCTTACTGTCATTTTAGGGGATGAAGAGTTTTATTTAGAAGAGGGGGATAGCATATATTTTAACAGTTTAACCCCCCATAGATTTTTAAATAACTCAAGTAATAGATCCTTGTCTATTTGGGCAATGAGTAAGAATGTGTAATTGAAAAAGGATGGACTTT from Cytobacillus dafuensis encodes:
- a CDS encoding methyl-accepting chemotaxis protein is translated as MEAVLLGIIVILMGTSAYFAYRYFSLKNHPHINKEIINGMKEIIAGNITSKVDERSPDHAVFNQLIEFFSRISEKFFSFSKNVHEKGENLAEIGEYASEQADIVRAAIDEVGRGLNKQLVATEESAASMEEMAQAIEDLSVRTNQISEQSNATLELTQEGNIKLKDSLEKMEHFNQTINTTFVAINKLGEKSLEIGTIVKVITGISEQINLLALNAAIEAARAGEHGKGFAVVADEVRKLAEQSRQSSSEVSNIVKNIQEDTEIVVKSMQQGTEEFKDTNTTIVEVGTMFEKILSSTKIIAENNENSSASTEELSSSTQQIMAAIVEIASISRESVEMFEELIEISDDELHTMQKLVQEAKNLINLKNDVNKLLIAWNHSVETAEAKVG
- a CDS encoding cytosine permease; this encodes MAKNNGDFVSEPVPSSARRPWWEITFVTSGFCLAVSGMFAGAALTTGMSLRSVIVTILIGNLLLTLYGGFMGAIGANTGLATSVLAKRTFGKNGSIIMSLIFAVTLVGWFSVQAGFFGQTIHAMLPKAGFITSSSVASAWGGALMILTAFIGYKGIRILSNIAIPLLLILSFFGVILAISHAGGWASLTPEITKPITIMEGVVVVVGTFAVGAVIQPDISRFARSSKDSWLAMAIGMLIANGFIVFAGAVTAIAMGTGDLPAAMLQLGLGIPAILILIAAQWTSNDSNLYSSSLSFTNIFNVKRSKVVIILGAIGTLMGAVGIANYFIGFLSTLGVLIPPIAGVMIADYFVLNREKYKFDGGNNYVSFKWKSLIAWILGVAGGVLISWGIPSLNAIIIAFIIQIALNRIGEKTDMELNTTANQEQNI
- a CDS encoding DUF917 domain-containing protein, with protein sequence MARFIGVEEIEALAVGAAVLGTGGGGDPYLGKIMAQEAIKEFGPVTLLDPSEVPADALVVPVAMMGAPTVFVEKIPNGDEALHSLRRLEDYLGKKAFAVMPMECGGLNSTIPFVVAARAGLPIVDADGMGRAFPELQMETFSVYGVSGTPMVITDERGNWTLLNTVDNAMMEYIARGVAVRMGGVGHIAEYPMTGDEMRRTSILQTVTLAIELGKAVLESSKKKVSPLIAMEEALIKSDYGKPIILFEAKITDVDRTTAEGFAKGTVNLEGINGSEGHEFRVDFQNENLIAYKGDQVLATVPDLITFIDLETFKPLTTETLRYGFRVACLAIPTPPIMRTEEALKVWGPKYFGYDLPFIPVEKLNEGMIVNGK
- a CDS encoding hydantoinase/oxoprolinase family protein, encoding MANNMYKIGVDVGGTNTDAVVLDQYDQVISAIKSPTTSDVQSGIFNSIKKVLDLSEVNVKDIAYVSLGTTHATNAIIRRKDLSKVAIVRICLPAGKGVLPMAGWDESLVQAIGGKSFLIHGGFEYDGRPLSDELLNYEECLEIFKEVREEGYDSIAVSSIFSPAKDLHEKEFARLAHEYLGEDFPVTLSSEIGSLGLLERENSAILNASVVAVAKKAANGLVEALEHLGITSKVFFAQNDGTLMSLEHAIKYPVLTIGSGPTNSTRGAAYLSNLKDCIVADIGGTSTDVGILVNGFPRQSALAVEVGGVLTNFRMPDLISIGLGGGSIVTVAGDDIKIGPDSVGYQIKEKAICFGGEILTATDIAVAAGVAEIDDPSCDPTRLNSLDPSLVTKAMDKIEKMVLEACEKIKTSPDPLPIVLVGGGSVIMPAESKSVELIKPEHFGCANALGAAIADASGEVDGLWPMEDKTREEIIQTAKALAIEKAISMGAKQDTTQIVDLEAVPLSYLPGNVLRVKAKAAGALQL
- a CDS encoding dipeptidase, with amino-acid sequence MKIFDLHSDIFTDIAIRRERGENRVFDQVHFPRLKRGGIHAILCVIWVEPNYRGNEYERFHAILSHVMDDLAESEHAEIVSFAATENNRHSNTNKIQIYLGLEGLTFMERWEGPNSYARIQNSTAELDKIMFKHAIFSWNERNFLAVGTGCPKIYDSDGLTSVGKFTVGELEQSSWIIDVSHLNEKSFWDVYSVSQQPIMASHSNSKVLCNVDRNLTDEQMKAIVSTGGIIGLNAYGEFVDRNKPTVSRFVDHVIYMADLVGVDSISFGFDFMDYLMDYNLGGPPVILTEGLENVTMIPNLIDNMIKRGFSSKEIEIICFDNAFNFLQKIYQKT
- a CDS encoding helix-turn-helix domain-containing protein, whose product is MLEGNRVRLLRNEQKISLKELSEKSGVSVSMISQIERGNTDVTLTTLYKICKGLGVSISTLLFTKEETARIIKKKNRKTIVFPSSNTKYQLLTPNHDGSLEMILVELEPGQTDRKLVEHQGEECGVVLEGSLTVILGDEEFYLEEGDSIYFNSLTPHRFLNNSSNRSLSIWAMSKNV